One segment of Zymoseptoria tritici IPO323 chromosome 2, whole genome shotgun sequence DNA contains the following:
- the SWDB2401 gene encoding histone H3 methyltransferase complex and RNA cleavage factor II complex, subunit SWD2 (Putative homolog Saccharomyces cerevisiae SWD2, a COMPASS (Set1C) complex, which methylates ubiquitinated histone H3 on lys 4 and is involved in telomeric silencing): MAPGDLQPAPMAKVTDIVSTFRPSRLHKAPPTTSYTSIDFDDSGEFILLSRTDDTIQLFNTKAGAHAKELKSHKYGSALARFTHHSTSILYASTKIDDGIRYLSMHDNSFIRYFKGHTGRVTSLSLNPSNDQFMSASLDNTVRLWDCRSSNPQGQLNFESPWLTAYDASASVIAIASPAAQTIHLYDLRNYDKPPFSTFDLQPDEAKFPSQKPGEGWTGMEFSNNGRYLLVATNGPGHYVLDAFGGELTAYLSRPNGPDVSHFAPGDDLPKGEEGSPTPSYIQSSACFSPDGRYVVGGNGRANGLSVWDMLQAEEGGGMKADKVLEPCADLPSQKPAKVVAYNPRYNLLASADKEVMIWLPDPDAA, translated from the coding sequence ATGGCCCCAGGAGACCTTCAACCGGCTCCGATGGCCAAAGTAACCGATATTGTCAGCACATTCCGCCCCTCAAGACTACACAAAGCGCCGCCAACCACATCCTACACCTcgatcgacttcgacgacagCGGCGagttcatcctcctctcccgcaCCGACGACACGATCCAACTCTTCAACACAAAAGCCGGCGCGCATGCGAAAGAGCTGAAATCTCATAAATACGGTTCCGCCCTCGCGCGATTCACACACCACTCCACCTCGATCCTCTACGCCTCGACCAAAATCGACGATGGCATTCGCTACCTCTCCATGCACGACAACTCCTTCATCCGATACTTCAAAGGCCACACCGGCCGCGTGACATCCCTATCCCTCAACCCTTCCAACGATCAATTCATGTCCGCCAGTCTGGACAACACAGTACGACTCTGGGACTGCCGCTCTTCAAATCCGCAGGGTCAACTGAACTTCGAATCTCCCTGGTTGACCGCCTACGACGCATCCGCCTCagtcatcgccatcgcctcTCCCGCCGCACAAACAATCCACCTCTACGATCTCCGCAACTACGACAAACCGCCCTTCTCCACTTTCGACCTGCAACCCGATGAAGCCAAATTTCCCTCACAAAAGCCCGGCGAGGGATGGACAGGCATGGAGTTCAGTAACAATGGCAGATACCTTCTCGTCGCAACGAATGGTCCAGGACATTATGTGCTCGACGCTTTCGGCGGAGAGCTCACAGCGTATCTCTCACGTCCTAATGGTCCGGATGTGTCGCACTTCGCGCCCGGCGACGATCTACCAAAAGGTGAAGAAGGCAGTCCAACACCGAGCTACATCCAAAGTTCAGCATGCTTTTCTCCGGATGGTAGATACGTTGTCGGAGGAAATGGACGGGCAAATGGACTATCGGTTTGGGACATGCTGCAagcggaagaaggaggaggcatgAAAGCGGACAAGGTTCTCGAACCGTGTGCGGATCTACCGAGTCAGAAGCCAGCGAAGGTGGTGGCGTACAACCCGCGGTACAATTTGTTGGCGAGCGCGGACAAGGAGGTTATGATTTGGTTACCAGATCCGGACGCTGCGTGA